From Solibacillus sp. FSL W7-1464:
ATAATGCGCTAATAGATCGTGTCAGCAGTAAATTTTCAACATTGAATAATGTTGTTAAAGGAGGAAGATAGCGATGTCGATTTTTCATAGCATGAATACGACAGCTTCTGCATTAACCTCGCAGCGATTACGAATGGATGTCATTTCCTCCAATATTGCCAATGTCGATACAACGCGAGCAAAGCAGGTAAATGGAGAATGGGAGCCATACCGTAAAAAATCAGTCACATTAAAAGAGCAGCAAGGACAATTTTCCAGCTTTTTAAATATGGCAATCGGAAAAACGGTGAAAAGCGGTGTTGGTGCCGGTGTTAAAGTTAGTTCAATTAAAGAAGATACGGAAACACCTTTTAAATTAGCCTATGATCCATCACATCCTGATGCGAATGCGGAAGGCTATGTGCAAATGTCGAATGTTGATGTATTAAAGGAAATGGTTGATCTGATTTCGGCGAGCCGCTCTTATGAAGCGAATGTCACTGCTTTTAATGCAAACAAGAACATGCTGACAAAAGCATTAGAAATCGGGAAAGGATGATATAAATGGCGATAAACCCAATAACGTTCATGTCTCCCGCACAACCAATGAATGAAATAAATGTTCAGAATCAACTGACTCCTGCAAATGCCCAACAGCAATTTGCAGACACATTAAAAGAAGCGATTGCAAGTGTCAATGAACATCAAAAAACATCAGATACAATGACACAAAAATTAATTAACGGTGGAGATGTTGATTTATTTGAAGTAATGATTGCTGCACAAAAAGCAAGTGTTACTTTAAACACAACAATTGAAGTTCGTAATAAAGCTGTGGAAGCTTATCAAGAAATTATGCGTATGAGTGTGTAATGATTTGGAAAACGACTGACAAATTGTTGGGCATTCACTTTAAGCGGAGGATTCATAATGAATGAACGACTTACAAAAATTAAAAGCGACTCGACCGGTTTCTGGAAAAGTCGCACTAAAAACCAAAAAGGGGCATTACTCGGGGCGTTTGTTGCTGTTGTTGCAGTTGCAGCAATAATCACATATTTCTCAACCCGTACGACAATGGCCCCTTTATTTCCGGAGATGTCTCAAGCTGAAGTCGGAAGAATTACGGAAGTACTTACTTCTCAAGGTGTAACGTATGAAGTAACAAATGGCGGAACGGTAATTTTAGTTCCGGAAAATCAAGTGCAGGATTTACAAGTGTCTTTAGCAGCCCAGGGTTATCCTGATTCTGGGGAAATTGACACGTCTTTTTTTACATCTAACGCAGGCTTTGGTATGACAGATAATGAATTTAACGTAATTAAACAAGCGACAATCGAAACAGATCTAGCGAATTTAGTTCGGAAATTCGAAGGAGTCAAAGATGCAAGTGTGATGATTTCTTTACCTGAAGAAGGTGTGTTTCTAAAAGATGCCAAAGGTGAAGCTAAGGCAGCCATAGTATTGAATACAGCACCTGGACACAAATTCTCGGACGATCAGATTAAAGGATTATTTAATTTAGTATCGATGAGCATTCCGAATTTACCTAAAGAAAATATTACAATCATGAACCAGTATTCTGAATACTATGATCTGGCTTCAGCCGAAAGCGGTGGCGGCGGAATCGATTCAGTTACCGGACAAATGGAAGTGAAGAAAACGATTGAGCGTGACTTGCAGCGCCAAGTGCAGCAAATGCTCGGTACGTTGATCGGTCCGGATAAAGTTGTAGTAAATGTATCGGCTGATATTGACTTTAAAAAAGAAAATCGTGAAGAAAACTTAATCCGACCTGTTGATGAGGAAAATATGGCAGGTATTGAAATAAGTGCCCAACGTATTACGGAAACATACTCGGGCGGTACTGCAGGAGCGGCAGAAGGTACTACTGAAGCCGGAAGTGTAACAGATAACTTTGTAGATTACGTGGAAGGAACAAACGGTGACGGAGATTATGAACGTGTAGAAGAGACGATCAACAATGATGTGAACCGAATTCGCCGTGAAATACAGGAAAGTCCTTACAAAATTCGTAATTTGGGTATTCAAGTAATGGTAGATCCTCCAAGTACAGAAGAGGGATTTGACCAAGGTGTTCGTACAGACATTGAACAAATTTTATCGACAATTGTCCGTACATCGATTGATCAAGAAGCTGCCGGTAACCTGACAGACGAAGATATTGCGAACCGCATTGTCGTGTCTGTGCAACAATTCCAAGGAAATGATGCAGCGGAAGATCAGCCGCAATCGGTTATTCCATGGTGGGTATGGGTAATTGGCGGTATATTAGTTGTTGCGATTATATTACTTGTTGTTAGCATGTTGCGTGCACGCCGTCGCAAGCAAGATGAAGAAGAACAGGAAATTTTAGAACAGCAACAGCAGTTAATTGAAATAGAAGATATTTCCGAAGAAAAAGAAACTGAAGCGACTGTACGCCGTAAGCAATTAGAAAAAATGGCTAAAGATAAGCCGGAAGATTTTGCGAAATTATTGCGTAGCTGGATTGCTGAAGACTAATAGGAGGTTCCGCTGTGTCCAAGAAAGATAAAGACCTATCAGGAAAGCAAAAGGCTGCTTTACTGTTGATTTCTCTAGGACCGGAAGTTTCGGCTTCTGTATATAAGCATTTAAGTGAAGAGGAAATTGAGCGTTTAACACTGGAAATTTCAAGTGTGAAAAAAGTGGAATCGACTGTCAAAGAAGAAATTATAGAAGAATTTCATCAAATTGCACTCGCACAGGACTATATAACGCAAGGCGGTATCGGTTATGCGAAGACGGTTCTCGAAAAAGCATTAGGTGCTGAACAGGCCCAGGCGATATTGAATCGTCTAACTTCATCATTACAAGTAAGACCATTTGATTTTGCGAGAAAAGCAGATCCGGCACAAATCTTCAATTTTATCCAAAATGAACATCCTCAAACGATTGCCCTTATACTCTCTTATTTAGAGCCAGGGCAGGCAGGGGTTATTCTCTCTTCGTTACCACAGGAAGTTCAAGCGGATATAGCGAAGCGTATCGCCATTATGGAATCGACGTCTCCGGAAGTCATCAGTGAAATTGAATCGGTATTAGAGCGAAAACTATCATCTACTGTAACACAGGACTACACAGAAACTGGTGGCGTAGATGCAGTCGTGGAAGTATTGAATGGTGTTGACCGTCAAACAGAGAAAACGATTCTGGATGCGCTCGAAATTCAAGACCCTGAACTTGCCGAAGAAATTAAAAAGCGCATGTTTGTGTTTGAAGATATCGTTACACTCGATAATCGTTCAATCCAGCGTGTTATTCGTGACTGTGAAAACGAGGACTTATTATTGTCGATGAAAGTTTCTTCAGATGAGGTAAAAGATATTATTTTCCGCAATATGTCCCAACGTATGGCGGATACATTCCGTGAAGAAATGGATATTATGGGTCCTGTACGTTTACGAGATGTGGAAGAAGCACAGTCTCGAATTGTAGCGGTTATCCGACGTTTGGAAGATGCAGGTGAAATTATTATTGCACGTGGCGGAGGAGATGATGTAATTGTCTAAAATCATCCGTTCAACAAATGCACAGCAGCCTGAAGATTCATCAATTGTAGAAATTAAACTTCAAAATTTTTTCGAACCGATTCATTATGGGAAAACGGAAGATGAACAACTAGAGGAATTGTCACAACAAAAATCAATAGATATTGAAGCAGAACGTCAGCAATTGCTGGAACAGGCAAATTATGAAATTGAACAGCAAAAAGCCCAATTCGAGCAATATCGAACAGAGCAGCTTGCTGCAATTGAAGCATTAAAGCAATCTTGGGAAGAAGAAAAACTCATTCTTCAGCAGGAAGCTTATGACGCCGGTTTTGCGCAAGGGTATGAGGATGGCGTACAAAAGGCAAATGCAAATATGCAGCAGTCTATACAAGCGGCAAACGAGACGATGGCAAATGCACAAAAAAATGCAGCATCCTATATCGAGTCCCAGGAGGCAGTCCTTTTGGATCTTGCATTAACAGCTGCAGAACGTATCATCCACACAACACTGGATCGTGAAGATGAAATATTCGTTTCGATTGTACGACGCGGTTTGAAAGAAGCACGTGAAATGAAAGAGATTAAATTATACGTCTCGCCAAAGTATCATCCGATTGTGACAGAGCACCAAAAGGAATTGGCGGAAATGTTTCCGGTAAATGTTCCATTTATGGTATTTGTCAATGAAGATTTACTGGATTCGGAAAGTTATATCGAAACAAATCATGGACGCATCGTCGTTTCAATAGATGAACAATTGCAGGAACTTCGCAGACAGTTATACGAACTAATCGAAAGTAAGGAATGATAAGGATGAAAATGACTCAATTAGTTGAACAGATTCCTAATCTTAATACATTTAAAAAGTATGGTAGAGTGACGAGAGTTGTCGGCTTGATGATTGAGTCCCAAGGTCCTGAAAGTTCCATCGGTGACGTATGTAAAATCCATATTCAAACATCAAAGAACGGTCCGCAAGTTATGTTGGCAGAAGTAGTAGGGTTTAAAGATGAAATCGTGATTTTAATGCCCTATTCTTCGCTGAAGGAGATTTCGATTGGCTGTCTTGTTGAGGGGACTGGCTCACCGCTCGAAGTGAAAGTAGGTCCTGAACTGATAGGAAAAGTACTCGATGCAATGGGGAACCCATTTGATGGACAACCATTGCCAAAAGGGTTAATGACGGTACCAACGGAAAAGGAGCCGCCAAATCCTTTAAGTCGTCCGCCGATCAACGAACAGTTAGAGGTAGGAGTTAAAGCGATTGACGGAATGCTTACAGTTGGCAGCGGTCAGCGTGTAGGTATATTTGCAGGATCGGGAGTCGGAAAAAGTACATTACTTGGTATGATCGCCCGAAACACGGAAGCAGATATTAATGTCATTGCGCTTGTAGGAGAACGTGGACGTGAAGTACGGGAATTTATCGAACGAGATTTAGGTCCGGAAGGGTTGCAACGGTCGGTTGTCGTAGCAGCTACGAGTGATCAGCCGGCATTAATGCGCATTAAAGCGGCATTTACCGCAACAGCCATTGCAGAATATTTCAGGGACCACGGCAGGAATGTCATGCTGATGATGGATTCCGTAACACGTGTTGCGATGGCGCAGCGCGAAATCGGACTTGCAATCGGCGAACCGCCTGCAACAAGAGGGTATACACCTTCCGTTTTTGCAATATTACCAACATTGCTGGAACGGTCAGGGACAAATATACATGGAACAATTACCGCGTTTTATACAGTGCTTGTAGATGGTGATGATATGAATGAACCAATTGCAGATGCGGTACGGGGGATATTGGACGGTCATATTGTACTGGACCGGAATCTTGCCAATAAAGGACAGTATCCGGCAATCAATGTATTAAAAAGTGTAAGCCGTTTAATGAATCATATTGCACAGCCTGAGCATGTCCGTGCAGCGAGCCGTTTGCGGGAATTATACTACAGCTATTCAAAATCAGAGGACCTGATTAATATCGGGGCATATAAGCGTGGGACATCGAAGGAAATTGATGAAGCGATTATGTATGAGCCGCTCATTACGGATTTTTTAAAGCAAGGGTATAAAGATAAAATTTCGATCGATCAGACAGTCAATGAAATAATTGCATTATCGAATGGTGGTGCCCGTTAACTATGAAATACAATTATCGTTTTGAAAAAATTCTTGTCGTTAAAGATCAGGAAAAAACGGAATCGGAACTTGCTTTTAAAGAATCGGTTCAAGTGTTTGAAGAAATCGCTACAAAGCTGTATGACCTGTTAAAGAAAAAAGAAGATTTAATCGAGTTTCAGCAGGAACGGTTAATAATAGGATCTTCGATTGATGAAATCAACCACTATTCGAAATTTATCGATAGTATGGAAAAAACAATCCAGGATGTACAGCAAAAAGTAGTGCAGGCACGTGCAAAAATGAATTGGCATGAGCAAAAATTATTGGAAAAAAGTTTGGAAGTACGTAAATATGAAAAAATGCGTGAACGAGATCATGAAAAGTTCAAAGAAGATCAACTTCATATAGAAGCAATACAGTTAGATGAACTTTCAACAATTGCGTATTACAAGAAGGAAATCAGGTGATTCCGTGGCAAAAAAAATAGAAAATACGATGGAACAAGTGGAAGAAATGGAGCTGGAAAGCCAATCTCCAGGTTTTTTCAAAAAGTTTTTCTACCTATTTTTAATCCCGTTCATGTTTCTCATCGCAATTTTATTAATTATTACAACTATGACGGAATATAACGTTTTTAAGATGGCAGACGATGCGATAGAAAAAATCCCGTTCCTCAGCTCGGATGAAAAAGACGGGACAGTAGAAAATAGCGCATTAAATGAACAGAAAGTAGTAGAACTGCAAGCAGAAATTCAGGAGAAAGAAGCGCAAATTTCCCAGCTTCAATCACAAATTGATGCATCAGCGACTGAAAAGGAAGAGCTTTTGACTGAGCAAGAACGATTGCAGTTTGAAATTGAAAAACTTCAGCGGGATCAGGAAGAAACGAAAAAAGAATTCAAAGAGATTCTTTCTACTTTTGAAAAAATGTCTGCAGGAAAAGCGGCACCTATCCTGGTAGAAATGAATGACACAGAAAGCGTGCGTATTTTGTCGGAGATGAAACCCGATACATTATCAGCCATTTTTGCAAAAATGGCGCCAGCAGACGCTGCCCGCTATACAGAGCTTTTATCGCAGCAATAGTCCTTGAATGGAGGGAGGTGTACTAATATGGATATAGCAATGTTACAAACAGTTAAAATACCGAAACAAGATTTCCAGTCAAACACAGTGAAAACAGCGAAGCCAGATGCAAATGCATTTGGAAATGTGTTTAATTCCATAGTCGCAAAGCCGACTCCAACGGCTAAGCAAACGGAACCGTCAGAACCGGTGCTAGCTGAAAGTATTTCTGAAGTTTTGGAAGTGGACTCACTGGAAAGTTTACTCGAGCAATTAGGAGTGGAGATGGATGAGTCGGGGTTATTTGCATTAGTAGGTGAAGAAAGTACACCGGTCGCAATCGACGAACTGATGACGCTGGAAAACTTAACGGAGCTTTTAGGCATGACAAAAGCAGAGTTGAATGAAATTATTGACCAGTTATTAGGCGATTCAAAACAAGACATTACGGATATTTGGACTCTTATCGAACAAGCACCGCAAATTTTAAGTGAAGTATTGGCAACTATGCAGAAGCCTGAGCAAAATAATGTACAGCCTAAGGAATTGCAGCAAATTGTGCAGCTGTTAAAGTTAGCTCAATTAGCGGGAAATAAGGTAGATACGGTCTATCAACAGGAAGTCCAGCTAGCAAGTTTAAAAGATGCATTACTGGCAATGGCAAATGAAACAGGAAAAATTGCAGATACAAAAGACCGTGCAACAAAATTTTCTGACTTTCAGCAAGCAGTAAAACAATCTTCACTACAAACTATTCACAATCCGTCACAACAAGCGGCAAAGGAACCTACACAAAATATACAAAATCAGTCACAGCAAGCAGTGCAGCAATTAACTCAACAGAATACACAAACCCAGTCGCAGCAAAATCAGCAGACAACAGTAAAAGTTGAGACGGATATATTATCGGGCGGTCAATTACAACAGCAAATGACACAAACAAAAACCGTGACACTCACTTTACCTGCTGAGAAGCCGGCTCAGTCGGAGGCATTATTGAAGGAAATTCAAAACCTGATCAATCGCAGCCAGCTTTCTGGACAGTCAGGAAATATGAAATTATTCCTGAAACTGTTTCCGGAAAACCTCGGACAAATCCGAATTGAGTTAGTACAGAAAGATGGTATTATGACTGCTCGATTATTGGCGACAACAGCGATGGGGAAAGAATTGCTTGAAAATAATATCAATCAGTTAAAAGCCGGTTTCGTCGCTCAAAATATTCAAATGGAACGCATCGATGTAGCGCAATCTTTACAGGATGCGGATCGAAATGCACGTGATCAAAACTTCTTTAATAACTTCTTCCGTCAAAAAGATGAAGAAGAACAGGACAATAAGGAAGATACACCTGAAGAAGATAAACTATCGTTTAAAGAACTATTAAGTGAGGAGGCAGAATAAATGGCAAACTCGATTTCAAATGAATATTATTTACCGACAAATAATCCTAATTTCAAAGTGACGGATAAGCAGGATAACGGGGCGCTTGGAAAAGATGCATTTCTGAAAATTTTAATTACACAATTGCAGAATCAGGATCCGACAAGCCCGATGGATGATAAAGAATTCATTTCACAGATGGCGCAATTTTCTTCGCTGGAGCAAATGCAGAATATGACAAAGGCGATGGAGAATCTGCTTGAATCCCAACAACAGTCACAATTGATGAATTATTCGACATTCGTAGGCAAAGAAGTAAAGTGGCACGAAATTACAGATGAAGTGGATGCAGACAATAAGCCGATTTACAACGAGGGGACCGGTGCAATTCAGGAATTGAAATTTGTTGACGGCGAGGCTGTTTTTGTACTGGCTGACGGCAAGGAAATCAAACCGGGCAATATTTCATCGATTCTTGACAGTGGCAGTACGAGTGAAACACAGCCGACAGCTCCAGCTGGAAATCCGTTAGCAGAAGCGAGTCAGATGATTGGACATACCGTTCAATACAAAAATGGTGACCAGGTCATCGAGGCAATTATTGAAGCTATAAAAACAAATAATGTGAATATCGAATATATTCTAAATGACGGATCCCGTATCACAAAAGACCAATTTACAGTGAGTTCTCAAACAGCCCAAAATGAAAATGCAATAGAATAAGAGGTGGGTCTGATGAACCGAGTCAATATTCAACATATACCGTACCATCCACCGATAAAGCCGGTACTAAAGCAAAATACAGAGCAAGTTTCCAAGCAGTCCTTTATGGAGCATTTAAAACAGGCAACCGGTGAGGAATTGAAAATAAGCAAGCATGCTTCAGATCGGTTGAGTGAACGGAATATTTCGATAACGGACCGTGAGTGGCGGCAAATTACAGAAAAAGTTTTTGAGGCAAAGAATAAAGGTGTGAAGCAGCCGTTAGTCCTGCTGGATCAGGCAGCCTTAATTGTAAGTGCAAAAAATGCGACAGTGATTACGGCATTGGATCGTAACGAGGCGAAACAGCAACTTTTTACAAATATTGATGGAACAATCCTATTATAGGCCGGACCTTCAGAAGTAAGGAAGCCTACAGTCGTTGAATGATCGAGACGACTGAACTAATAAACAGATTTGAAAAACGAAGGGAGAACGACATTTTATGTTACGTTCAATGTATTCAGGGATTTCAGGCTTAAAAAACTTTCAGACAAAATTAGACGTGATCGGGAATAATATTTCGAATGTTAATACGTACGGCTACAAGAAAGAACGTACAGTATTTAAAGATTTAATTTCTCAAACACAAGCAGGCGCGTCTGCACCATCAGCAACTCGTGGTGGGGTGAACACGATTCAAGTAGGATTAGGTTCACAACTTGCGGCAATCGACACGATTCACAATGCCGGTTCAATGCAAACGACTGGACGAACTTTGGATTTAGCGATTTCCGGGGACGGTTTCTTCATGGTGGCAGATGCTGCTGACTTTGTTCAGGGCGATCCAGCTGCAGGTGAACCTGCTACGGCTGGAGGATTCACAAATACACTCTATACACGTGCAGGGAATTTCTACATGGATCAAAATGGTTTTGTAGTTAACAGTGATGGTAAATATTTAGTTGGTTTTGCTGCAGATGTAACTGCATATGATGCAATAGATCCGGAGAATGCCCCAGGTTCACAATTTACAGATAACAAACCTGCAGTTGCCGGAGGAATGAATTTGTTGGATCCAGCAACTGGCGAATTACTTCCGGAAGGGAACACAACGGCTTCTCCAATTCGAATTCCAACTACAGCTCAATCAATGAGTATTGCTCAAGATGGATCGGTTTCATTTGTCGATTCAGCAGGGGATCTTCAGTATGCGGGTACAATTGTGCTGGCGAAATTTGCAAATGCAAGTGGTCTTGAAAAAACGGGAGGGAATTATTTCCAAACTACTCCAAACTCAGGAGCGATTTATGCTCAATTAGGAACTCAAGATGGTATCGGTTCGATTAACTCGGGCTTCATGGAAATGTCCAACGTAGACCTTTCTGAAGAATTTACGGAGATGATTGTTGCACAGCGTGGCTTCCAGGCGAACTCTCGTATTATTACAACTTCGGATGAAATTTTACAAGAGCTTGTTAACTTAAAACGATAGTATAATAACTTTATATACTCATTGAAAATTCATTATAGAAGGGGGGCGGGCCGGCTCTCAAATGCAGGTCCGGTCCTATTTCAATGATTGAGGTAACTCGCCTTAACGGTAAAGCTTTTACATTAAATGCTCTATACATAGAAACGGTTGAAGCATTTCCAGACACCCAGATAACGCTGACGACGGGACGTAAATACATTGTGTTAGAAACTGAAGAACAGGTGCGGCAAAAAGTGAAGACATTTTATCGGCATGCCCAGGTTTTATCTAACCCGCACCTTAGAGGTGAAGAAGATGAAGAATAATAAATTATTGACAATTATGGTAATTATATTAGTGACGATTACATTATTCGGTGTTATTGTAGTTGTGCTGTTGACACAGCTCAACAAAGAGAAACCGGATGGTCCGACTATTGATGATATCATCGAATCATCGGTTGACATTCCTGAAATTACGACGAATTTAGCAGATGGAAGTTTTGTCCGAATTACATTGAAAATCCAGGCATCAGATAAAAAAGCTGGTGAAGAGTTATTTAAGCGAGATTTCCAAGTGAAAAATATCGTCATTCAAGAGCTTTCTGAAATGGAAGAAGAAGCTTTGGAAGGTAAGCAAGGAAAAATTACATTCCAGGATGCAATTAAATCTCAAGTAAATGAGTTAATGCAAGAAGGGGAAGTTACGCAAGTGTATATTACTTCATACGTACTTCAGTAATTATTAGTACTACAATTTTAATTTTTGAAATGGAGGTGGGCAAATGGCAGGAGATATAATGTCGCAATCCGAAATTGATGCACTTTTATCAGCGATTTCGACCGGAGAGATGTCTGCAGAAGACATAAAAAAAGAAGATGAAACACGAAAAGTAAAAGTTTATGACTTTAAGCGGGCTCTGCGCTTCTCAAAAGACCAAATCCGAAGTTTGACCCGTATACATGAAAACTTTGCGCGACTGTTAACAACTTTCTTTTCTGCACAGCTAAGAAGTTATGTCCAAATAACAGTTGCATCTGTGGACCAAATACCGTTTGAAGAATTTGTTCGATCAATCCCAAACATGACTTTGATCAATGTATTCGAGGTTCCGCCTTTGGATGGCAATATTTTAATGGAGATTAACCCGAACATTGCCTATTCGATGCTTGATCGACTGATGGGCGGCGCAGGGGGAAGTCATAGCAATGTAAACAATTTAACTGAGATCGAAACGAAAATCATGACGAATTTATTCGAACGTTCTTTTGATAATTTACGTGAAGCTTGGGAAAATGTAGCTGAAATCGATCCTATGCTTGTGGAGCTGGAAGTGAATCCGCAGTTTTTACAAATGATTTCGCCAAATGAAACAGTTGTAGTCATTTCGTTTAATACCATTATCGGGGAAACGACAGGAATGATTAATATTTGTATCCCGCATGTAGTATTGGAGCCTATTGTTCCAAATTTATCAGTTCGATACTGGATGCAGACAAATACGAAGGAAATTTCACCCGAACAATCGAAAATGCTTGAAAATCGTGTGAAACAAGCAAAATTACCGGTTATTGCAGAGTTAGGTTCAACAGATATTACAATTGAAGATTTCCTGACGATGTCGATCGGTGATGTTGTTCCGTTAAATCAAAAAATTGATAATCCGTTAACATTGAAAGTGGGCAGTTTACCGAAATTTACCGTGCAACCGGGGAAACTGAATAATAAAATGGCTGTACAAATTATCGACCCTTTGAAAGGAGGAGACGAAGATGAGTGATGATATGCTCTCCCAAGAAGAAATTGAGGCTCTATTAAGGGGCGAAACACTGGAGGATTTACCAGCGAACACTGAAAGTCCGAAAGAAGAAATTAAAGTTGAGGCTCACTTAACTCCAATCGAAATTGATGCACTAGGTGAGGTAGGTAATATCTCATTCGGCAGTTCGGCAACTGCATTATCTTCATTACTAGGTCAAAAAGTGGATATTACAACACCAAGTATATCAATGATTAACCGAAATCATCTGGAGCAGGAATTCCCGCACCCATATGTTGCTGTGCAAGTAGAATACACAACTGGACTATCAGGAATGAACCTGCTTGTAATCAAACAATCGGATGCTGCAATTATTGCAGACTTGATGCTGGGCGGAGATGGAATCAATCCAAGACCTGAACTAAGTGAAATCCAATTAAGCGCTGTTCAGGAAGCGATGAATCAAATGATGGGTTCAGCTGCGACATCCATGTCAACAGTATTTAACCAAAAGGTGGATATTTCACCACCTACAATTGATTTGCTGAACATTTCACAAAATGAAGGCACTGAAACGATCCCGACGGATGAGTTATTAGTTAAAATTTCATTCAGATTGCGTATCGGTGAACTGATTGATTCGAATTTAATGCAATTACTACCTTTAAAGTTTAGTAAAAAGATAGTAAAGTCATTAATGGGAGAAACTGATGAGCCTCTCACTGCAACAACAACAGTGGAGCCTAAGCCAGTTCAGCCAGAACAACAGCAGCCATTGCAAGAGACTCAACAACCGACTGCACAGCAACCTATGTATGAACAACCGGTGCAACAGCCGGTCTATCAGCAACCGGTGCAACAGCAAGCATATCAGCAACCTGTATATGAACAGCCAGTTTATCAGCAGCCTGCTTATACAGCGCCACCTGCCAATATACAGCAAGCTCAATTTGCCAGCTTCGAACCGGCAAATATTACACAGTCGGAAGCACGCAACTTGAATATGCTGCTTGATATTCCGTTGCAAGTTACAGTTGAGCTGGGCCGGACTAAACGTTCAGTAAAAGAAATACTCGAACTTTCCAGCGGGTCTATTATAGAATTAGATA
This genomic window contains:
- a CDS encoding flagellar hook-length control protein FliK — protein: MDIAMLQTVKIPKQDFQSNTVKTAKPDANAFGNVFNSIVAKPTPTAKQTEPSEPVLAESISEVLEVDSLESLLEQLGVEMDESGLFALVGEESTPVAIDELMTLENLTELLGMTKAELNEIIDQLLGDSKQDITDIWTLIEQAPQILSEVLATMQKPEQNNVQPKELQQIVQLLKLAQLAGNKVDTVYQQEVQLASLKDALLAMANETGKIADTKDRATKFSDFQQAVKQSSLQTIHNPSQQAAKEPTQNIQNQSQQAVQQLTQQNTQTQSQQNQQTTVKVETDILSGGQLQQQMTQTKTVTLTLPAEKPAQSEALLKEIQNLINRSQLSGQSGNMKLFLKLFPENLGQIRIELVQKDGIMTARLLATTAMGKELLENNINQLKAGFVAQNIQMERIDVAQSLQDADRNARDQNFFNNFFRQKDEEEQDNKEDTPEEDKLSFKELLSEEAE
- a CDS encoding flagellar hook-basal body complex protein, whose protein sequence is MLRSMYSGISGLKNFQTKLDVIGNNISNVNTYGYKKERTVFKDLISQTQAGASAPSATRGGVNTIQVGLGSQLAAIDTIHNAGSMQTTGRTLDLAISGDGFFMVADAADFVQGDPAAGEPATAGGFTNTLYTRAGNFYMDQNGFVVNSDGKYLVGFAADVTAYDAIDPENAPGSQFTDNKPAVAGGMNLLDPATGELLPEGNTTASPIRIPTTAQSMSIAQDGSVSFVDSAGDLQYAGTIVLAKFANASGLEKTGGNYFQTTPNSGAIYAQLGTQDGIGSINSGFMEMSNVDLSEEFTEMIVAQRGFQANSRIITTSDEILQELVNLKR
- the fliL gene encoding flagellar basal body-associated protein FliL; translated protein: MKNNKLLTIMVIILVTITLFGVIVVVLLTQLNKEKPDGPTIDDIIESSVDIPEITTNLADGSFVRITLKIQASDKKAGEELFKRDFQVKNIVIQELSEMEEEALEGKQGKITFQDAIKSQVNELMQEGEVTQVYITSYVLQ
- a CDS encoding flagellar FlbD family protein; the protein is MIEVTRLNGKAFTLNALYIETVEAFPDTQITLTTGRKYIVLETEEQVRQKVKTFYRHAQVLSNPHLRGEEDEE
- a CDS encoding TIGR02530 family flagellar biosynthesis protein, which translates into the protein MNRVNIQHIPYHPPIKPVLKQNTEQVSKQSFMEHLKQATGEELKISKHASDRLSERNISITDREWRQITEKVFEAKNKGVKQPLVLLDQAALIVSAKNATVITALDRNEAKQQLFTNIDGTILL
- the fliY gene encoding flagellar motor switch phosphatase FliY, which produces MSDDMLSQEEIEALLRGETLEDLPANTESPKEEIKVEAHLTPIEIDALGEVGNISFGSSATALSSLLGQKVDITTPSISMINRNHLEQEFPHPYVAVQVEYTTGLSGMNLLVIKQSDAAIIADLMLGGDGINPRPELSEIQLSAVQEAMNQMMGSAATSMSTVFNQKVDISPPTIDLLNISQNEGTETIPTDELLVKISFRLRIGELIDSNLMQLLPLKFSKKIVKSLMGETDEPLTATTTVEPKPVQPEQQQPLQETQQPTAQQPMYEQPVQQPVYQQPVQQQAYQQPVYEQPVYQQPAYTAPPANIQQAQFASFEPANITQSEARNLNMLLDIPLQVTVELGRTKRSVKEILELSSGSIIELDKLAGEPVDILVNSRLIAKGEVVVIDENFGVRITDILSQADRLNNIR
- the flgD gene encoding flagellar hook assembly protein FlgD, whose product is MANSISNEYYLPTNNPNFKVTDKQDNGALGKDAFLKILITQLQNQDPTSPMDDKEFISQMAQFSSLEQMQNMTKAMENLLESQQQSQLMNYSTFVGKEVKWHEITDEVDADNKPIYNEGTGAIQELKFVDGEAVFVLADGKEIKPGNISSILDSGSTSETQPTAPAGNPLAEASQMIGHTVQYKNGDQVIEAIIEAIKTNNVNIEYILNDGSRITKDQFTVSSQTAQNENAIE
- the fliM gene encoding flagellar motor switch protein FliM, coding for MAGDIMSQSEIDALLSAISTGEMSAEDIKKEDETRKVKVYDFKRALRFSKDQIRSLTRIHENFARLLTTFFSAQLRSYVQITVASVDQIPFEEFVRSIPNMTLINVFEVPPLDGNILMEINPNIAYSMLDRLMGGAGGSHSNVNNLTEIETKIMTNLFERSFDNLREAWENVAEIDPMLVELEVNPQFLQMISPNETVVVISFNTIIGETTGMINICIPHVVLEPIVPNLSVRYWMQTNTKEISPEQSKMLENRVKQAKLPVIAELGSTDITIEDFLTMSIGDVVPLNQKIDNPLTLKVGSLPKFTVQPGKLNNKMAVQIIDPLKGGDEDE